From Streptomyces fungicidicus, one genomic window encodes:
- the pgsA gene encoding CDP-diacylglycerol--glycerol-3-phosphate 3-phosphatidyltransferase has translation MTGVPASAAGGPSGARRAAGAGPGGPVPGRAAARESRGPGPSGAGAARRSLTGRGAGTHGDEAAPAAAPDGTEGVTAEDGTRPARGAKIAAAAVNQASVWNIANLLTMLRLLLVPAFVMLMLADGGYDPAWRSFAWAAFAIAMITDLFDGHLARTYDLVTDFGKIADPIADKAIMGAALVCLSVLGDLPWWVTGIILGRELGVTLLRFLVIRYGVIPASRGGKLKTLTQGIAVGMYVLALTGWLATLRWWVMAAAVVLTVATGLDYVKQAIVLRRQGIAEREAALEETEA, from the coding sequence ATGACGGGTGTCCCGGCATCGGCGGCGGGCGGCCCCTCCGGTGCGAGGAGGGCGGCGGGCGCCGGCCCCGGTGGCCCGGTGCCCGGCCGTGCGGCGGCCCGGGAGTCCCGGGGCCCGGGGCCGTCCGGCGCGGGCGCGGCACGACGGAGTCTGACCGGCCGCGGCGCGGGGACGCACGGCGACGAGGCCGCACCCGCGGCGGCGCCGGACGGCACCGAGGGCGTGACCGCCGAGGACGGTACGAGGCCGGCGCGCGGCGCGAAGATCGCGGCGGCGGCCGTGAACCAGGCCAGCGTCTGGAACATCGCCAACCTGCTGACCATGCTGCGGCTGCTGCTGGTGCCCGCGTTCGTGATGCTGATGCTCGCCGACGGCGGCTACGACCCGGCGTGGCGGTCGTTCGCCTGGGCGGCCTTCGCCATCGCCATGATCACCGACCTGTTCGACGGTCATCTGGCGCGCACCTACGACCTCGTCACGGACTTCGGGAAGATCGCCGACCCCATCGCCGACAAGGCGATCATGGGTGCCGCGCTGGTCTGCCTCTCCGTGCTGGGCGATCTCCCGTGGTGGGTCACCGGAATCATCCTCGGCCGGGAACTCGGCGTCACCCTGCTGCGTTTCCTGGTCATTCGCTACGGCGTGATCCCGGCCAGCCGCGGAGGCAAGCTGAAGACCCTCACCCAGGGCATCGCCGTCGGTATGTACGTACTGGCGCTGACCGGGTGGCTGGCCACGCTGCGGTGGTGGGTGATGGCCGCGGCGGTCGTGCTGACCGTGGCGACGGGGCTCGACTATGTGAAACAGGCCATTGTGCTGCGCAGGCAGGGAATCGCGGAGCGCGAGGCCGCATTGGAGGAGACGGAAGCGTGA
- a CDS encoding CinA family protein, which yields MSSEAAEVVRLLTVNGGTLAVAESLTGGLVAAEITSVPGASKVFRGSVTAYATALKRELLGVDATLLAERGAVDPQVAAQMAAGVRKALGADWGIATTGVAGPDRQDGQDVGTVFVAVDGPSGAGAGSARGGKVAHLRLNGDRAEIRMESVRSVLALLLTELAGEQTGNERAQDTERNGGF from the coding sequence GTGAGTTCCGAGGCCGCCGAAGTGGTGCGACTACTCACCGTGAACGGCGGAACGCTCGCCGTCGCCGAGTCGCTGACCGGTGGCCTGGTGGCGGCGGAGATCACTTCGGTGCCCGGGGCCTCCAAGGTCTTCCGGGGGTCGGTGACGGCGTACGCCACCGCACTCAAGCGGGAACTGCTCGGTGTGGACGCCACCCTGCTGGCGGAGCGCGGGGCGGTGGATCCGCAGGTGGCGGCCCAGATGGCGGCCGGTGTCCGTAAGGCGCTGGGCGCCGACTGGGGCATCGCCACCACCGGTGTCGCCGGTCCCGACCGCCAGGACGGGCAGGATGTGGGCACCGTTTTCGTCGCCGTGGACGGGCCCTCGGGAGCGGGCGCCGGTTCCGCCCGCGGCGGAAAAGTGGCGCATCTGCGGTTGAACGGCGACCGTGCGGAAATTCGTATGGAGAGTGTACGGAGCGTACTCGCACTGCTTCTGACGGAGCTTGCGGGCGAACAGACCGGGAATGAGCGGGCACAGGATACGGAACGGAACGGGGGGTTTTGA
- a CDS encoding helix-turn-helix domain-containing protein: MILLRRLLGDVLRRQRQRQGRTLREVSSSARVSLGYLSEVERGQKEASSELLSAICDALDVRMSELMREVSDELALAELAQSAAATPSEPVPTPVRPMLGSVSVTGVPPERVTIKAPAEAVDVVAA; the protein is encoded by the coding sequence ATGATTCTGCTCCGTCGCCTGCTGGGTGACGTGCTGCGTCGGCAGCGCCAGCGCCAGGGCCGTACTCTGCGCGAAGTCTCCTCGTCCGCCCGAGTCTCACTCGGCTATCTCTCCGAGGTGGAGCGGGGGCAGAAGGAGGCTTCCTCCGAGCTGCTCTCCGCCATCTGCGACGCGTTGGACGTACGGATGTCCGAGCTCATGCGGGAAGTGAGTGACGAACTCGCTCTCGCCGAGCTGGCCCAGTCTGCTGCAGCGACCCCCAGCGAGCCCGTTCCCACGCCGGTTCGTCCGATGCTGGGTTCCGTTTCGGTGACCGGTGTGCCACCGGAACGGGTGACCATCAAGGCGCCCGCCGAGGCGGTGGACGTCGTCGCCGCGTGA
- a CDS encoding Dps family protein, whose translation MYVVKSPLSDENLKTVSEALQGALVDLVDLALVAKQIHWNVVGPRFRSVHLQLDEVVTVARTHSDTVAERSAALGVSPDGRAATVAVGSGIGVTPEGWVDDSAAVGALVEALGAVISRMRERVTATADPDPVSQDILIAITADLEKQHWMFQAENG comes from the coding sequence ATGTACGTCGTGAAGAGCCCGTTGTCCGACGAGAACCTGAAGACCGTGTCCGAGGCGCTGCAGGGCGCGTTGGTGGACCTGGTGGATCTGGCCCTGGTGGCCAAGCAGATCCACTGGAACGTGGTCGGGCCACGCTTCCGTTCCGTGCATCTCCAACTCGACGAGGTCGTGACCGTGGCGCGCACCCACTCCGACACCGTGGCGGAGCGCTCCGCGGCGCTGGGCGTCTCGCCCGACGGACGTGCCGCCACGGTCGCCGTCGGCAGCGGGATCGGCGTGACCCCCGAGGGCTGGGTGGACGACTCGGCGGCGGTGGGCGCGCTCGTGGAGGCGCTGGGCGCGGTGATCTCCCGCATGCGCGAGCGGGTGACGGCGACCGCGGATCCGGACCCGGTGAGCCAGGACATCCTCATCGCGATCACCGCGGACCTGGAGAAGCAGCACTGGATGTTCCAGGCCGAGAACGGGTGA
- a CDS encoding Fpg/Nei family DNA glycosylase produces MPEGDTVWQAARRLNDALAGKVLLRSDLRVPRFATADLTGRAVLDVTPRGKHLLTRVEGGLTLHSHLRMDGSWRIYAEGQRWNGGPSHQIRAILGNADRTAVGYRLPVLELIRTTEEDRAVGHLGPDLLGPDWDPDLALANLLKDPARPLGEALLDQRNLAGVGNVFKSELCFLLGVTPWLPVGGLPADRSAKLPGLAKKLLEFNRERPIRNTTGRRGQDLYVYGRARRPCLRCRTPLRVAEQGDGSRERPTYWCPTCQPGPAPTTTR; encoded by the coding sequence ATGCCCGAAGGAGATACGGTCTGGCAGGCCGCACGGCGGCTGAACGACGCCCTCGCCGGCAAGGTGCTGCTCCGCAGCGACCTCCGGGTGCCCCGGTTCGCCACGGCCGACCTCACCGGCCGCGCCGTGCTGGACGTCACCCCGCGCGGCAAACATCTGCTGACCCGCGTCGAGGGCGGTCTGACCCTGCACTCGCACCTGAGGATGGACGGCTCCTGGCGGATCTACGCCGAGGGGCAGCGGTGGAACGGCGGACCCTCCCACCAGATCCGCGCGATCCTGGGCAACGCCGACCGTACGGCCGTCGGCTACCGGCTCCCCGTCCTGGAACTGATCCGTACCACCGAGGAGGACCGTGCGGTCGGCCACCTCGGCCCCGACCTCCTCGGCCCGGACTGGGACCCGGACCTCGCGCTGGCCAACCTGCTGAAGGACCCGGCCCGCCCGCTCGGCGAGGCCCTCCTGGACCAGCGCAACCTCGCCGGCGTCGGCAATGTCTTCAAGAGCGAACTGTGCTTCCTGCTCGGCGTCACCCCGTGGCTCCCCGTGGGCGGCCTGCCCGCCGACCGGTCCGCGAAGCTGCCGGGGCTCGCGAAGAAGCTGCTGGAGTTCAACCGCGAACGTCCGATCCGCAACACCACGGGCCGCCGCGGCCAGGACCTGTACGTGTACGGCCGCGCCCGCCGCCCCTGTCTGCGCTGCCGCACCCCCCTCCGCGTCGCCGAGCAGGGCGACGGCTCCCGTGAACGTCCCACCTACTGGTGCCCCACCTGCCAACCGGGCCCGGCACCCACCACGACGCGTTGA
- a CDS encoding ATP-dependent helicase — translation MVSDPQRALDGFSPATRGWFTGAFSAPTAAQAGAWQAIGAGSDVLVVAPTGSGKTLAAFLAALDQLASTPPPADPKKRCRVLYVSPLKALAVDVERNLRSPLTGIRQEAVRLGLPEPEVKVGIRSGDTPPAERRALATRPPDILITTPESLFLMLTSATRDALTGVETVILDEVHAVAGTKRGAHLALTLERLDELLPRPARRIGLSATVRPVDEVARFLSPRRKAEIVQPESGKEFDLSVVVPVEDLAELGGSPVADGSEGAERPSIWPHVEERITDLVQSHRSTIVFANSRRLAERLCNRLNEIAYERATGEPLDEHHSPAELMGGSGAAQGAPAVIARAHHGSVSKEQRALVEEDLKAGRLPAVVATSSLELGIDMGAVDLVVQVESPPSVASGLQRVGRAGHQVGAVSTGVVFPKYRGDLVQAAVVTERMRTGAIESLRVPANPLDVLAQQLVAITAMDTWQLDDLLALVRRAAPFASLPESAFTGVLDMLAGRYPSDAFAELRPRVVWDRVTGEITGRPGAQRLAVTSGGTIPDRGLFGVFLAGSDPKKGGGRVGELDEEMVYESRVGDVFTLGTSSWRIEDITRDRVLVSPAPGVPGRLPFWKGDQLGRPLELGRAVGAFLREVGALSKEDARLRLLTAGLDAWAADNVLSYLDEQREACGHVPDDRTIVVERFRDELGDWRVVVHSPFGAQVHAPWALALGARLSERYGMDAQVMHADDGIVLRLPDADLMGLDLLDQEPVKAGTEYDADQAPVGAADVVFDKGEVDQVVTDQVGGSALFASRFRECAARALLLPRRNPGRRTPLWQQRQRASQLLQVAGEFGSFPIVLEAVRECLQDVFDVPGLVELMGDLESRKVRLVEVTTPEASPFARSLLFGYVAQFLYEGDSPLAERRAAALSLDSRLLAELLGQAELRELLDAEVLTELESELQWLTEDRRVKDAEGVADLLRMLGPLTDAELAERGAEPQWARELASARRAIRVRVAGADHWAAIEDAGRLRDALGTALPVGVPEAFTEPVKDPLGDLLARYARTHGPFTSATAAARFGLGVAVTEGALQRLSAAGRVVQGEFHPAGIGQEWCDAAVLRRLRRRSLAALRHELEPVPPPALAQFLPQWQHIGRGHSLRGVDGLVRAVEQLQGASVPASALEKLVLPSRVTDYAPGMLDELTAAGEVVWAGAGSLPGKDGWVSLYLADAAPLLLPPPHPLEPTALHQSVLDALAGGYGLFFRQIADQVRATTHPEAGDPQLADALWDLAWSGRLTNDTLSPMRAVLGSGRTAGSTAHRAKRPVPRGRYGSLTAAARTASRTGPPTVAGRWSLLPDRDTDPTVRAHALARTLLDRHGVVTRGAVSAEGVEGGFSAVYRILSAFEETGQARRGYVVEGLGAAQFAMDGAVDRLRAAANARERGDGFPAPVPASSGAGLPDPFETAPDDARHPRLSPGDYVSPRDLAPDSPPPWQNGGRPTYDPFAGRRTGAERAGRAVVLAAADPANAYGAALGWPEPPTGAGHKPGRKAGSLLVLVDGELTLYMERGGKTLLAWPAGPDGEPAEDSRLPAAAEALAAAARAGSLGTVTVERINGASALTSPLGGLLETAGFVATPRGLRLRA, via the coding sequence ATGGTCAGCGATCCGCAGCGAGCCCTGGACGGCTTCTCCCCCGCGACCCGCGGCTGGTTCACGGGGGCCTTCTCCGCGCCCACCGCCGCCCAGGCAGGCGCGTGGCAGGCCATCGGGGCGGGCTCGGACGTGCTGGTGGTGGCCCCCACCGGTTCCGGGAAGACGCTGGCCGCGTTCCTCGCCGCCCTGGACCAGCTGGCCTCGACGCCGCCGCCCGCCGACCCGAAGAAGCGCTGCCGGGTCCTGTACGTCTCGCCCCTCAAGGCCCTGGCCGTCGACGTCGAGCGCAATCTCCGCAGCCCGCTGACCGGAATCCGCCAGGAGGCGGTACGCCTGGGCCTGCCCGAGCCCGAGGTGAAGGTCGGCATCCGCTCCGGCGACACCCCGCCCGCCGAGCGCCGGGCCCTGGCCACCCGGCCGCCGGACATCCTGATCACCACGCCCGAGTCGCTGTTCCTGATGCTGACGTCTGCCACCCGGGACGCGCTGACGGGCGTGGAGACGGTGATCCTGGACGAGGTGCACGCGGTCGCGGGCACCAAGCGCGGGGCGCATCTCGCGCTCACCCTGGAGAGGCTGGACGAGTTGCTGCCGCGGCCGGCCCGCCGCATCGGCCTCTCGGCGACCGTGCGCCCGGTCGACGAGGTCGCCCGGTTCCTCTCCCCGCGGCGCAAGGCGGAGATCGTCCAGCCGGAGTCGGGCAAGGAGTTCGACCTGTCCGTGGTGGTGCCGGTCGAGGACCTGGCCGAGCTGGGCGGTTCCCCGGTGGCCGACGGCTCGGAGGGCGCCGAGCGCCCGTCGATCTGGCCGCATGTCGAGGAGCGGATCACCGACCTGGTGCAGTCGCACCGCTCGACCATCGTGTTCGCGAACTCCCGGCGCCTCGCGGAGCGGCTGTGCAACCGGCTCAACGAGATCGCCTACGAGCGGGCCACCGGGGAGCCACTGGACGAGCACCACTCCCCCGCCGAGCTCATGGGCGGTTCCGGAGCCGCGCAGGGCGCGCCCGCGGTCATCGCGCGCGCCCACCACGGTTCGGTGTCCAAGGAGCAGCGCGCCCTGGTCGAGGAGGACCTCAAGGCGGGCCGGCTGCCCGCGGTGGTCGCCACCTCCAGTCTGGAGCTGGGCATCGACATGGGCGCGGTCGACCTGGTGGTGCAGGTCGAGTCGCCGCCGTCCGTGGCCTCCGGCCTCCAGCGCGTGGGCCGCGCGGGGCACCAGGTGGGCGCGGTCTCCACGGGCGTGGTGTTCCCGAAGTACCGGGGCGACCTGGTGCAGGCGGCCGTGGTCACCGAGCGGATGCGCACCGGCGCGATCGAGTCCCTGCGGGTCCCCGCCAACCCCCTCGACGTGCTGGCCCAGCAGTTGGTCGCCATTACGGCCATGGACACCTGGCAGCTCGACGACCTGCTCGCCCTGGTCCGCCGCGCGGCCCCCTTCGCCTCCCTGCCGGAGTCCGCGTTCACGGGCGTCCTGGACATGCTCGCCGGCCGCTATCCGTCCGACGCGTTCGCCGAGCTGCGCCCGCGCGTGGTGTGGGACCGGGTGACGGGCGAGATCACCGGCCGCCCGGGGGCCCAGCGGCTGGCCGTCACCTCCGGGGGCACCATCCCCGACCGCGGTCTCTTCGGGGTGTTCCTCGCGGGCTCCGACCCCAAGAAGGGCGGCGGGCGGGTCGGCGAGCTCGACGAGGAGATGGTCTACGAGTCCCGCGTGGGTGACGTCTTCACGCTCGGCACCAGTTCCTGGCGCATCGAGGACATCACCCGGGACCGCGTCCTGGTCTCCCCGGCGCCCGGTGTGCCGGGGAGGCTGCCGTTCTGGAAGGGCGATCAGCTGGGCCGGCCGCTGGAGCTGGGCCGCGCGGTGGGCGCCTTCCTGCGCGAGGTGGGCGCGCTGTCCAAGGAGGACGCCCGGCTGCGGCTCCTCACCGCGGGCCTCGACGCCTGGGCCGCCGACAACGTGCTGTCCTACCTCGACGAACAGCGCGAGGCCTGCGGCCACGTCCCGGACGACCGCACCATCGTCGTGGAGCGCTTCCGGGACGAGCTGGGCGACTGGCGGGTCGTCGTGCACTCCCCGTTCGGGGCCCAGGTGCACGCCCCGTGGGCGCTCGCGCTCGGCGCCCGCCTCTCCGAGCGGTACGGCATGGACGCCCAGGTGATGCACGCCGACGACGGCATCGTGCTGCGCCTGCCGGACGCCGACCTGATGGGTCTCGACCTGCTCGACCAGGAGCCGGTGAAGGCCGGCACCGAGTACGACGCGGACCAGGCCCCGGTGGGCGCGGCCGACGTCGTCTTCGACAAGGGCGAGGTCGACCAGGTCGTCACCGACCAGGTGGGCGGCTCGGCGCTGTTCGCCTCCCGGTTCCGCGAGTGCGCCGCCCGCGCGCTGCTGCTGCCGCGCCGCAACCCCGGCCGCCGCACACCGCTGTGGCAGCAGCGTCAGCGCGCCTCGCAGCTGCTCCAGGTGGCCGGCGAGTTCGGCTCGTTCCCGATCGTTCTGGAGGCGGTCCGCGAATGCCTCCAGGACGTCTTCGACGTCCCCGGCCTCGTCGAGCTGATGGGCGACCTGGAGTCCCGCAAGGTGCGCCTCGTGGAGGTCACCACGCCGGAGGCGTCCCCCTTCGCCCGCTCCCTGCTCTTCGGCTACGTCGCCCAGTTCCTGTACGAGGGCGACTCCCCGCTCGCCGAGCGCCGCGCCGCCGCCCTGTCGCTGGACTCCAGGCTGCTGGCCGAGCTGCTCGGACAGGCGGAGCTGCGCGAGCTGCTCGACGCCGAGGTGCTGACCGAGCTGGAGAGCGAGCTGCAGTGGCTCACCGAGGACCGGCGGGTCAAGGACGCGGAGGGCGTGGCCGACCTGCTGCGGATGCTGGGCCCGCTCACCGACGCCGAGCTGGCCGAACGCGGCGCCGAGCCGCAGTGGGCGCGGGAGCTCGCCTCCGCGCGGCGCGCGATCCGGGTGCGGGTGGCCGGCGCCGACCACTGGGCGGCGATCGAGGACGCGGGACGGCTGCGCGACGCGCTGGGCACGGCGCTTCCGGTCGGTGTGCCGGAGGCGTTCACCGAACCCGTGAAGGACCCCCTCGGCGACCTCCTCGCGCGGTACGCGCGCACCCACGGCCCCTTCACCTCGGCCACCGCTGCGGCCCGCTTCGGACTGGGCGTCGCGGTCACCGAGGGCGCGCTGCAACGGCTCTCCGCGGCGGGCCGGGTCGTCCAGGGCGAGTTCCACCCGGCCGGGATCGGACAGGAGTGGTGCGACGCGGCCGTGCTGCGCCGGCTGCGCCGGCGTTCCCTGGCCGCGCTGCGGCACGAGCTGGAGCCGGTGCCGCCGCCCGCGCTCGCCCAGTTCCTCCCGCAGTGGCAGCACATCGGCAGGGGCCACTCCCTGCGCGGCGTCGACGGCCTGGTGCGCGCCGTCGAACAGCTGCAGGGCGCTTCCGTGCCCGCGTCCGCCCTGGAGAAGCTGGTCCTGCCGTCCCGGGTGACGGACTACGCCCCGGGGATGCTGGACGAGCTCACCGCGGCCGGGGAGGTGGTGTGGGCCGGTGCCGGGTCACTGCCCGGGAAGGACGGCTGGGTCTCCCTCTACCTCGCCGACGCGGCCCCGCTGCTCCTGCCGCCCCCGCATCCCCTGGAGCCGACCGCCCTGCACCAGTCCGTCCTGGACGCCCTGGCCGGTGGCTACGGACTGTTCTTCCGGCAGATCGCCGACCAGGTCCGCGCCACCACCCACCCGGAGGCCGGCGATCCGCAGCTGGCCGACGCCCTGTGGGACCTCGCCTGGTCCGGACGGCTGACCAACGACACGCTCTCCCCCATGCGCGCCGTGCTGGGCTCCGGCCGCACCGCGGGCTCCACCGCCCACCGCGCGAAACGCCCGGTCCCGCGCGGGCGCTACGGCTCGCTCACCGCGGCCGCCCGCACCGCCTCCCGGACCGGTCCGCCGACCGTCGCGGGCCGCTGGTCCCTGCTCCCGGACCGGGACACCGATCCCACGGTCCGCGCCCACGCGCTGGCCCGCACCCTGCTCGACCGGCACGGTGTGGTGACCCGCGGGGCCGTCTCCGCGGAGGGCGTCGAGGGCGGCTTCTCCGCCGTGTACCGCATCCTGTCCGCCTTCGAGGAGACCGGGCAGGCCCGCCGCGGCTATGTGGTGGAGGGCCTGGGCGCCGCCCAGTTCGCCATGGACGGGGCGGTGGACCGCCTCCGCGCGGCGGCCAACGCCCGCGAGCGCGGCGACGGCTTCCCGGCCCCCGTCCCGGCCTCGTCCGGGGCCGGCCTGCCCGACCCCTTCGAGACCGCCCCGGACGACGCGCGGCACCCCCGCCTCTCACCGGGCGACTACGTCTCCCCGCGCGACCTGGCCCCCGACTCCCCTCCGCCGTGGCAGAACGGCGGGCGTCCGACGTACGACCCCTTCGCCGGCCGGCGTACCGGGGCGGAGCGTGCCGGACGTGCCGTGGTCCTCGCCGCCGCCGACCCGGCGAACGCCTACGGTGCCGCGCTGGGCTGGCCCGAGCCCCCGACCGGCGCCGGACACAAGCCGGGCCGCAAGGCGGGCTCCCTGCTGGTGCTGGTGGACGGCGAGCTGACGCTCTACATGGAGCGCGGCGGCAAGACGCTGCTGGCCTGGCCCGCCGGCCCCGACGGCGAACCGGCCGAGGACTCCCGGCTCCCGGCCGCCGCGGAGGCCCTCGCCGCGGCCGCCCGCGCGGGCTCCCTCGGCACGGTCACGGTGGAACGGATCAACGGCGCCTCGGCACTGACCTCCCCCCTGGGCGGCCTCCTGGAGACGGCGGGCTTCGTCGCCACGCCCCGGGGGCTGCGGCTGCGTGCCTGA
- a CDS encoding AraC family transcriptional regulator — translation MAESRKERARHWQYDELPGVDLLRARYIRKTFVRHTHEHFVIAAIADGVEVFHHGGGDVYAGAGSLALVNPDTPHTGRAGVPEGWRYGAVYPSPEVVAGIAAETTTLRGAPGFVTPVLDDPYTVQLVHQVLRATDEGNALAADTLLRVAVTRLLRLNGGTLPRREVRTAGARIAARARAALEERMAGPPTLEQLAAELGTSPFALLRAFRDTYGMPPHTWLTDARVRRARRLLDAGTAPSEAAVAVGFTDQPHLNRHFGRIVGVPPGAYQRERKNVQDARHGRPVPSGAWQWNGQQRSRTYGTTAGEHRTASRTAPSYATPSGSGSPSDSPGSPSA, via the coding sequence ATGGCGGAATCGCGGAAGGAGCGAGCACGGCACTGGCAGTACGACGAACTGCCCGGTGTCGATCTGCTGCGTGCCCGGTACATACGGAAGACGTTCGTCCGGCACACCCACGAGCACTTCGTGATCGCCGCCATCGCCGACGGGGTGGAGGTCTTCCACCACGGCGGGGGCGACGTGTACGCGGGCGCGGGATCCCTGGCGCTGGTGAACCCCGACACCCCGCACACCGGCCGGGCGGGCGTCCCCGAGGGATGGCGGTACGGGGCGGTCTACCCGTCGCCGGAGGTGGTGGCCGGGATCGCCGCCGAGACCACCACGCTGCGCGGCGCGCCGGGGTTCGTGACGCCGGTGCTCGACGATCCGTACACCGTCCAGCTGGTGCACCAGGTGCTGCGGGCCACCGACGAGGGCAACGCGCTCGCCGCCGACACCCTGCTCCGGGTCGCGGTGACCCGGCTGCTGCGGCTGAACGGCGGCACGCTGCCGCGGCGCGAGGTGCGCACGGCGGGCGCCCGGATCGCGGCACGCGCGCGTGCCGCGCTGGAGGAGCGGATGGCCGGCCCGCCGACGCTGGAGCAGCTCGCCGCCGAGCTCGGCACCAGCCCGTTCGCCCTGCTGCGCGCCTTCCGGGACACCTACGGGATGCCGCCGCACACCTGGCTCACCGACGCCCGCGTACGGCGGGCGCGGAGGCTGCTGGACGCGGGAACGGCGCCGTCGGAGGCGGCCGTCGCGGTCGGCTTCACCGACCAGCCGCACCTGAACCGCCACTTCGGCCGGATCGTCGGCGTGCCCCCGGGCGCCTACCAGCGCGAGCGCAAGAACGTACAAGACGCGCGGCACGGCCGGCCCGTACCGTCCGGGGCGTGGCAGTGGAACGGACAACAGCGCTCGCGGACGTACGGGACGACGGCGGGGGAGCACCGGACGGCAAGCCGGACGGCGCCGTCGTACGCGACGCCCTCGGGGTCGGGATCGCCGTCGGACTCTCCGGGTTCGCCTTCGGCGTGA
- a CDS encoding AzlC family ABC transporter permease, whose amino-acid sequence MAVGLSGFAFGVTSAGSGLTLLQTCALSLLVFTGASQFALVGALAAGGGAFTAAAGAFFLGVRNAFYGLRLSQLLALPRAVRPFAAQWVIDETTAVALAQPGRRSARLGFLVTGLSLYVLWNLTTLLGALGAEAIGDTDAWGLDAAGPAVFLALLAPMLRTGTERTVAGLAVLLGLGLLPVLPAGVPVLVAALAAPAVLWAQGRRHAARGDAAEGER is encoded by the coding sequence ATCGCCGTCGGACTCTCCGGGTTCGCCTTCGGCGTGACCTCGGCGGGCAGCGGGCTGACCCTGCTCCAGACCTGCGCGCTCAGCCTGCTGGTGTTCACCGGCGCGTCCCAGTTCGCGCTGGTGGGGGCGCTGGCGGCGGGCGGCGGCGCGTTCACGGCCGCCGCGGGGGCGTTCTTCCTGGGCGTGCGCAACGCGTTCTACGGGCTGCGCCTGTCGCAGCTGCTGGCGCTGCCCCGCGCGGTACGGCCGTTCGCCGCCCAGTGGGTGATCGACGAGACGACCGCCGTCGCGCTCGCCCAGCCCGGCCGGCGCTCCGCCCGTCTCGGCTTCCTGGTGACCGGCCTCAGCCTGTACGTCCTGTGGAACCTCACCACGCTGCTCGGCGCGCTCGGCGCCGAGGCGATCGGCGACACCGACGCGTGGGGGCTGGACGCGGCCGGTCCCGCGGTCTTCCTGGCGCTCCTCGCGCCGATGCTGCGCACCGGTACCGAGCGGACCGTCGCCGGGCTCGCCGTCCTGCTGGGGCTCGGTCTGCTGCCCGTCCTGCCGGCCGGTGTGCCGGTCCTGGTGGCCGCGCTCGCGGCGCCGGCCGTCCTGTGGGCCCAGGGCCGCAGGCACGCGGCACGCGGTGACGCGGCGGAGGGGGAGCGTTGA
- a CDS encoding AzlD domain-containing protein, producing the protein MNIWIAIAATAVGCYAVKLAGLLVPAGVLERPVVRRLAALLPVALLAALTAQQTFSDGQALVVDARAAGLAAAAVALILRAPFLIVVAAAVAVTAGVRALGG; encoded by the coding sequence TTGAACATCTGGATCGCGATCGCCGCGACCGCCGTCGGCTGCTACGCCGTCAAGCTGGCGGGGCTGCTGGTGCCCGCCGGGGTCCTCGAACGGCCTGTCGTGCGGCGCCTCGCCGCGCTCCTGCCGGTGGCGCTGCTCGCCGCCCTGACCGCCCAGCAGACCTTCTCCGACGGCCAGGCACTGGTCGTCGACGCGCGGGCGGCCGGCCTGGCGGCCGCCGCCGTGGCCCTGATCCTGCGCGCCCCCTTCCTGATCGTCGTAGCGGCGGCCGTCGCCGTGACGGCGGGGGTACGCGCCCTGGGCGGCTGA
- a CDS encoding DUF3046 domain-containing protein: MRLTVFWERMTEHFGAGYADTFARDHVMSELGERTVHEALAAGWSAKDVWQVVCAVMDVPAEKR, encoded by the coding sequence ATGCGGTTGACGGTTTTCTGGGAGCGGATGACGGAGCACTTCGGTGCGGGCTACGCCGACACCTTCGCGCGTGACCATGTCATGTCCGAGCTCGGCGAACGTACCGTGCACGAGGCGCTGGCGGCCGGCTGGAGCGCCAAGGACGTCTGGCAGGTGGTCTGCGCCGTGATGGACGTGCCCGCCGAAAAGCGCTGA